In a single window of the Mustelus asterias unplaced genomic scaffold, sMusAst1.hap1.1 HAP1_SCAFFOLD_2769, whole genome shotgun sequence genome:
- the LOC144490008 gene encoding uncharacterized protein LOC144490008, whose protein sequence is MFTNLMARIPVEMRTRRWILTACALLALCRPLEALPSARPAELGSPLSGAEYREFFGPLKPPSRAALVCRKRLQAGCEDAEIKILDVVENHGVIPKAPVCSDIPGFPNFPDFCEFATHRCATGNFYAKRIICPSWSAQEEKEAELQTQAAGEKGRSMRSDYEDPLPLWNLPQVARPLPGEQGDLRDLFARLQDQRAAQSAGRLQQAVKTGDTEAVDRESQRLLWALQEAGS, encoded by the exons ccCTCCTGGCTCTGTGTCGCCCCCTGGAAGCTTTGCCCAGTGCCCGTCCGGCCGAGCTGGGCTCCCCCCTCTCCGGCGCCGAGTACCGAGAGTTCTTCGGCCCGCTCAAGCCCCCCTCCCGGGCGGCGCTGGTGTGTCGCAAGCGTCTGCAGGCGGGCTGCGAGGACGCCGAGATCAAGATTCTGGACGTGGTGGAGAACCACGGCGTGATTCCGAAAG CGCCCGTCTGCAGTGACATTCCTGGGTTTCCGAACTTCCCGGACTTCTGCGAATTCGCCACACACCGCTGTGCCACTGGCAACTTCTACGCCAAG AGAATCATCTGCCCCAGTTGGAGCGcgcaggaggagaaggaggccGAGCTGCAGACGCAGGCGGCAGGCGAGAAGGGCCGGAGCATGCGGTCGGACTACGAGGACCCCTTGCCCCTCTGGAACCTGCCGCAGGTGGCCCGGCCCCTGCCCGGGGAGCAGGGCGACCTCCGGGACCTGTTCGCCCGGCTGCAGGACCAGAGGGCAGCGCAATCGGCGGGACGCCTGCAGCAGGCCGTCAAGACGGGCGACACGGAGGCCGTGGATCGGGAGTCGCAGCGGCTGCTGTGGGCACTGCAGGAGGCGGGGAgcaa